In Elaeis guineensis isolate ETL-2024a chromosome 1, EG11, whole genome shotgun sequence, a genomic segment contains:
- the LOC105039660 gene encoding uncharacterized protein isoform X1, protein MPYRHGDCYPSWQTANSYVCDLKMLRKKCRLWWPEQLVSSQPNSSFLFVGWYICSINSLDIIVATTISPHEISPCLLQSNFQIQEILHAVNGAMPLRLQELSTISVLGHCTADCTGEVLKVMGNQNNDSPRKSNSERLQCPGVEENSSLKTHSDDRVNQQCHQKLFADTTADENCARWNCGCKKLDQFTEHQRQSFIRNGNWIQVLCKSERMLCKEPRWIPELHHMHLNGETLSAHDVHLIIYELPTYGRNHFSLSSWGSSEHVGSSFRKPNWVNELDKKPMLLDLDSVVLALNCTMAAKVLLGQRMGTFDPVIHLFWISTLVSTIWQTMAVLVASVATVRYILLQSLYRFLSYGSETFFFILSKMFAHTCKNVHIRSCQFLYWPVILQGTGFSSQSNVEYAHRAALRKHFMWSNVAMDVIFGIIIGLALLVNVEAVCFWILIVVRGITDNLLRLGCVWLMGVPAGFKLNTELAELLGMISLNAIQIFSTLCFFLSTYLSYFVEGLALSGIVFGLTIPAALCIDMLKLATLHVLTLHWLISFLYSQQIQALASLWRLFRGRKWNPLRQRLDSYDYTVEQHVVGSLLFTPLLLLLPTTSVFYIFFTMLSTTITFICIMIEIAISVLHATPFAEILLCMARRRRFPSGIWFEIISSPTACTYAGNGLSGDPQSSDLGARKTACFFKGGPKPLVSLLRSNYATIGKIIAPHYRNIFRGVRPSFGPSLAYGILSGQRIPSTLQTSLPPIMPWMNISFREYWRLCRDAVLSFRL, encoded by the exons ATGCCATATCGGCACGGGGACTGCTATCCAAGTTGGCAGACTGCGAATAG CTATGTATGTGATCTAAAGATGCTGAGAAAGAAATGTAGGCTATGGTGGCCGGAGCAGCTGGTATCTTCCCAACCCAACTCAAGTTTCTTATTTGTTGGCTGGTATATATGTTCCATAAATTCTCTTGACATCATTGTGGCTACAACAATTTCTCCACATGAGATTTCACCTTGCCTTCTTCAATCCAATTTTCAG ATTCAGGAAATCCTTCATGCTGTAAATGGAGCTATGCCTCTGCGACTCCAAGAATTGTCAACAATCTCTGTTCTTGGACACTGCACTGCAGATTGCACTGGTGAAGTTTTGAAAGTGATGGGCAATCAGAACAATGATTCTCCGAGGAAAAGCAATAGTGAGCGACTACAGTGTCCTGGAGTGGAAGAAAATTCTTCATTAAAAACTCACAGTGATGACAGGGTGAATCAACAGTGCCATCAGAAACTATTTGCAGACACAACAGCTGATGAAAATTGTGCAAGATGGAATTGTGGTTGCAAGAAGCTAGATCAATTTACAGAGCATCAGCGGCAGTCTTTTATTAGAAATGGTAACTGGATTCAAGTACTTTGTAAATCTGAAAGAATGTTGTGCAAAGAGCCTAGATGGATCCCGGAGTTGCATCACATGCATCTTAATGGCGAGACATTGTCAGCACATGATGTCCAC CTTATAATATATGAGCTCCCAACCTATGGTAGAAATCATTTTTCGTTGAGCTCTTGGGGTTCTTCTGAGCATGTGGGATCCTCATTCAGGAAACCAAACTGGGTAAATGAGCTAGACAAGAAACCAATGCTTCTTGATTTG GACTCAGTTGTGTTGGCACTTAACTGCACAATGGCAGCTAAGGTACTGCTGGGGCAACGCATGGGCACCTTTGATCCTGTGATCCACTTGTTTTGGATATCCAC GTTGGTATCCACAATATGGCAGACAATGGCTGTTTTGGTGGCCTCAGTTGCCACTGTTAGATACATCTTACTTCAATCGCTTTATAGGTTTCTGAGTTATGGATCTGAAACATTCTTCTTTATCTTATCCAAGATGTTCGCTCACACGTGCAAGAACGTGCACATACGCAGTTGTCAGTTCTTGTATTGGCCGGTTATTCTTCAAGGTACTGGTTTCAG TTCCCAATCAAATGTTGAATATGCACACAGAGCTGCATTACGAAAGCACTTCATGTGGTCTAATGTTGCCATGGATGTTATTTTTGGTATTATTATTGGTCTGGCATTGTTGGTTAATGTTGAAGCTGTTTGCTTTTGGATCTTGATCGTGGTACGTGGCATAACAGATAATCTGTTACGCTTGGGTTGTGTATGGTTGATGGGTGTTCCTGCAGGCTTCAAACTGAATACTGAACTTGCAGAGCTTCTTGGCATGATTTCACTCAATGCAATTCAAATTTTCTCTACCCTCTGTTTCTTTCTAAGTACTTATCTCAGTTATTTCGTCGAGGGGCTTGCATTGTCCGGAATTGTCTTCGGCCTGACCATACCAGCTGCTTTGTGCATAGACATGCTAAAGCTTGCAACGTTGCATGTTTTAACCCTTCATTGGTTGATATCATTTCTTTATTCACAACAGATCCAGGCTTTAGCATCTTTGTGGCGCCTTTTCAG AGGGCGAAAATGGAATCCACTTCGGCAGAGGTTGGATAGTTATGATTACACAGTTGAGCAGCATGTTGTTGGTTCACTTCTTTTTACACCTCTCTTACTTCTTCTACCAACAACTTCTGTATTCTACATTTTTTTCACCATGCTGAGTACCACCATCACTTTCATATGCATCATGATCGAGATCGCTATTTCTGTCCTCCATGCTACTCCTTTTGCTGAAATCTTACTATGCATGGCACGAAGAAGGAGATTTCCCTCTGGAATATGGTTTGAAATCATATCCAGTCCAACTGCCTGTACCTATGCAGGTAATGGACTGTCAGGTGATCCTCAGTCATCTGATTTGGGTGCAAGGAAAACAGCTTGCTTCTTCAAGGGAGGACCAAAACCTTTGGTTTCACTTCTCCGTAGTAATTATGCTACAATAG GTAAAATTATCGCACCACATTACAGGAATATATTCCGTGGGGTCCGGCCATCATTCGGCCCATCATTGGCATATGGAATCCTCAGTGGTCAGAG AATCCCATCAACTTTGCAAACCAGTCTGCCTCCCATAATGCCCTGGATGAACATTAGCTTTCGCGAATATTGGAGGTTGTGCCGTGATGCTGTGCTTTCATTCAGATTATAA
- the LOC105039660 gene encoding uncharacterized protein isoform X7, which produces MLRKKCRLWWPEQLEILHAVNGAMPLRLQELSTISVLGHCTADCTGEVLKVMGNQNNDSPRKSNSERLQCPGVEENSSLKTHSDDRVNQQCHQKLFADTTADENCARWNCGCKKLDQFTEHQRQSFIRNGNWIQVLCKSERMLCKEPRWIPELHHMHLNGETLSAHDVHLIIYELPTYGRNHFSLSSWGSSEHVGSSFRKPNWVNELDKKPMLLDLDSVVLALNCTMAAKVLLGQRMGTFDPVIHLFWISTLVSTIWQTMAVLVASVATVRYILLQSLYRFLSYGSETFFFILSKMFAHTCKNVHIRSCQFLYWPVILQGTGFSSQSNVEYAHRAALRKHFMWSNVAMDVIFGIIIGLALLVNVEAVCFWILIVVRGITDNLLRLGCVWLMGVPAGFKLNTELAELLGMISLNAIQIFSTLCFFLSTYLSYFVEGLALSGIVFGLTIPAALCIDMLKLATLHVLTLHWLISFLYSQQIQALASLWRLFRGRKWNPLRQRLDSYDYTVEQHVVGSLLFTPLLLLLPTTSVFYIFFTMLSTTITFICIMIEIAISVLHATPFAEILLCMARRRRFPSGIWFEIISSPTACTYAGNGLSGDPQSSDLGARKTACFFKGGPKPLVSLLRSNYATIGKIIAPHYRNIFRGVRPSFGPSLAYGILSGQRIPSTLQTSLPPIMPWMNISFREYWRLCRDAVLSFRL; this is translated from the exons ATGCTGAGAAAGAAATGTAGGCTATGGTGGCCGGAGCAGCTG GAAATCCTTCATGCTGTAAATGGAGCTATGCCTCTGCGACTCCAAGAATTGTCAACAATCTCTGTTCTTGGACACTGCACTGCAGATTGCACTGGTGAAGTTTTGAAAGTGATGGGCAATCAGAACAATGATTCTCCGAGGAAAAGCAATAGTGAGCGACTACAGTGTCCTGGAGTGGAAGAAAATTCTTCATTAAAAACTCACAGTGATGACAGGGTGAATCAACAGTGCCATCAGAAACTATTTGCAGACACAACAGCTGATGAAAATTGTGCAAGATGGAATTGTGGTTGCAAGAAGCTAGATCAATTTACAGAGCATCAGCGGCAGTCTTTTATTAGAAATGGTAACTGGATTCAAGTACTTTGTAAATCTGAAAGAATGTTGTGCAAAGAGCCTAGATGGATCCCGGAGTTGCATCACATGCATCTTAATGGCGAGACATTGTCAGCACATGATGTCCAC CTTATAATATATGAGCTCCCAACCTATGGTAGAAATCATTTTTCGTTGAGCTCTTGGGGTTCTTCTGAGCATGTGGGATCCTCATTCAGGAAACCAAACTGGGTAAATGAGCTAGACAAGAAACCAATGCTTCTTGATTTG GACTCAGTTGTGTTGGCACTTAACTGCACAATGGCAGCTAAGGTACTGCTGGGGCAACGCATGGGCACCTTTGATCCTGTGATCCACTTGTTTTGGATATCCAC GTTGGTATCCACAATATGGCAGACAATGGCTGTTTTGGTGGCCTCAGTTGCCACTGTTAGATACATCTTACTTCAATCGCTTTATAGGTTTCTGAGTTATGGATCTGAAACATTCTTCTTTATCTTATCCAAGATGTTCGCTCACACGTGCAAGAACGTGCACATACGCAGTTGTCAGTTCTTGTATTGGCCGGTTATTCTTCAAGGTACTGGTTTCAG TTCCCAATCAAATGTTGAATATGCACACAGAGCTGCATTACGAAAGCACTTCATGTGGTCTAATGTTGCCATGGATGTTATTTTTGGTATTATTATTGGTCTGGCATTGTTGGTTAATGTTGAAGCTGTTTGCTTTTGGATCTTGATCGTGGTACGTGGCATAACAGATAATCTGTTACGCTTGGGTTGTGTATGGTTGATGGGTGTTCCTGCAGGCTTCAAACTGAATACTGAACTTGCAGAGCTTCTTGGCATGATTTCACTCAATGCAATTCAAATTTTCTCTACCCTCTGTTTCTTTCTAAGTACTTATCTCAGTTATTTCGTCGAGGGGCTTGCATTGTCCGGAATTGTCTTCGGCCTGACCATACCAGCTGCTTTGTGCATAGACATGCTAAAGCTTGCAACGTTGCATGTTTTAACCCTTCATTGGTTGATATCATTTCTTTATTCACAACAGATCCAGGCTTTAGCATCTTTGTGGCGCCTTTTCAG AGGGCGAAAATGGAATCCACTTCGGCAGAGGTTGGATAGTTATGATTACACAGTTGAGCAGCATGTTGTTGGTTCACTTCTTTTTACACCTCTCTTACTTCTTCTACCAACAACTTCTGTATTCTACATTTTTTTCACCATGCTGAGTACCACCATCACTTTCATATGCATCATGATCGAGATCGCTATTTCTGTCCTCCATGCTACTCCTTTTGCTGAAATCTTACTATGCATGGCACGAAGAAGGAGATTTCCCTCTGGAATATGGTTTGAAATCATATCCAGTCCAACTGCCTGTACCTATGCAGGTAATGGACTGTCAGGTGATCCTCAGTCATCTGATTTGGGTGCAAGGAAAACAGCTTGCTTCTTCAAGGGAGGACCAAAACCTTTGGTTTCACTTCTCCGTAGTAATTATGCTACAATAG GTAAAATTATCGCACCACATTACAGGAATATATTCCGTGGGGTCCGGCCATCATTCGGCCCATCATTGGCATATGGAATCCTCAGTGGTCAGAG AATCCCATCAACTTTGCAAACCAGTCTGCCTCCCATAATGCCCTGGATGAACATTAGCTTTCGCGAATATTGGAGGTTGTGCCGTGATGCTGTGCTTTCATTCAGATTATAA
- the LOC105039660 gene encoding uncharacterized protein isoform X6, with translation MLRKKCRLWWPEQLIQEILHAVNGAMPLRLQELSTISVLGHCTADCTGEVLKVMGNQNNDSPRKSNSERLQCPGVEENSSLKTHSDDRVNQQCHQKLFADTTADENCARWNCGCKKLDQFTEHQRQSFIRNGNWIQVLCKSERMLCKEPRWIPELHHMHLNGETLSAHDVHLIIYELPTYGRNHFSLSSWGSSEHVGSSFRKPNWVNELDKKPMLLDLDSVVLALNCTMAAKVLLGQRMGTFDPVIHLFWISTLVSTIWQTMAVLVASVATVRYILLQSLYRFLSYGSETFFFILSKMFAHTCKNVHIRSCQFLYWPVILQGTGFSSQSNVEYAHRAALRKHFMWSNVAMDVIFGIIIGLALLVNVEAVCFWILIVVRGITDNLLRLGCVWLMGVPAGFKLNTELAELLGMISLNAIQIFSTLCFFLSTYLSYFVEGLALSGIVFGLTIPAALCIDMLKLATLHVLTLHWLISFLYSQQIQALASLWRLFRGRKWNPLRQRLDSYDYTVEQHVVGSLLFTPLLLLLPTTSVFYIFFTMLSTTITFICIMIEIAISVLHATPFAEILLCMARRRRFPSGIWFEIISSPTACTYAGNGLSGDPQSSDLGARKTACFFKGGPKPLVSLLRSNYATIGKIIAPHYRNIFRGVRPSFGPSLAYGILSGQRIPSTLQTSLPPIMPWMNISFREYWRLCRDAVLSFRL, from the exons ATGCTGAGAAAGAAATGTAGGCTATGGTGGCCGGAGCAGCTG ATTCAGGAAATCCTTCATGCTGTAAATGGAGCTATGCCTCTGCGACTCCAAGAATTGTCAACAATCTCTGTTCTTGGACACTGCACTGCAGATTGCACTGGTGAAGTTTTGAAAGTGATGGGCAATCAGAACAATGATTCTCCGAGGAAAAGCAATAGTGAGCGACTACAGTGTCCTGGAGTGGAAGAAAATTCTTCATTAAAAACTCACAGTGATGACAGGGTGAATCAACAGTGCCATCAGAAACTATTTGCAGACACAACAGCTGATGAAAATTGTGCAAGATGGAATTGTGGTTGCAAGAAGCTAGATCAATTTACAGAGCATCAGCGGCAGTCTTTTATTAGAAATGGTAACTGGATTCAAGTACTTTGTAAATCTGAAAGAATGTTGTGCAAAGAGCCTAGATGGATCCCGGAGTTGCATCACATGCATCTTAATGGCGAGACATTGTCAGCACATGATGTCCAC CTTATAATATATGAGCTCCCAACCTATGGTAGAAATCATTTTTCGTTGAGCTCTTGGGGTTCTTCTGAGCATGTGGGATCCTCATTCAGGAAACCAAACTGGGTAAATGAGCTAGACAAGAAACCAATGCTTCTTGATTTG GACTCAGTTGTGTTGGCACTTAACTGCACAATGGCAGCTAAGGTACTGCTGGGGCAACGCATGGGCACCTTTGATCCTGTGATCCACTTGTTTTGGATATCCAC GTTGGTATCCACAATATGGCAGACAATGGCTGTTTTGGTGGCCTCAGTTGCCACTGTTAGATACATCTTACTTCAATCGCTTTATAGGTTTCTGAGTTATGGATCTGAAACATTCTTCTTTATCTTATCCAAGATGTTCGCTCACACGTGCAAGAACGTGCACATACGCAGTTGTCAGTTCTTGTATTGGCCGGTTATTCTTCAAGGTACTGGTTTCAG TTCCCAATCAAATGTTGAATATGCACACAGAGCTGCATTACGAAAGCACTTCATGTGGTCTAATGTTGCCATGGATGTTATTTTTGGTATTATTATTGGTCTGGCATTGTTGGTTAATGTTGAAGCTGTTTGCTTTTGGATCTTGATCGTGGTACGTGGCATAACAGATAATCTGTTACGCTTGGGTTGTGTATGGTTGATGGGTGTTCCTGCAGGCTTCAAACTGAATACTGAACTTGCAGAGCTTCTTGGCATGATTTCACTCAATGCAATTCAAATTTTCTCTACCCTCTGTTTCTTTCTAAGTACTTATCTCAGTTATTTCGTCGAGGGGCTTGCATTGTCCGGAATTGTCTTCGGCCTGACCATACCAGCTGCTTTGTGCATAGACATGCTAAAGCTTGCAACGTTGCATGTTTTAACCCTTCATTGGTTGATATCATTTCTTTATTCACAACAGATCCAGGCTTTAGCATCTTTGTGGCGCCTTTTCAG AGGGCGAAAATGGAATCCACTTCGGCAGAGGTTGGATAGTTATGATTACACAGTTGAGCAGCATGTTGTTGGTTCACTTCTTTTTACACCTCTCTTACTTCTTCTACCAACAACTTCTGTATTCTACATTTTTTTCACCATGCTGAGTACCACCATCACTTTCATATGCATCATGATCGAGATCGCTATTTCTGTCCTCCATGCTACTCCTTTTGCTGAAATCTTACTATGCATGGCACGAAGAAGGAGATTTCCCTCTGGAATATGGTTTGAAATCATATCCAGTCCAACTGCCTGTACCTATGCAGGTAATGGACTGTCAGGTGATCCTCAGTCATCTGATTTGGGTGCAAGGAAAACAGCTTGCTTCTTCAAGGGAGGACCAAAACCTTTGGTTTCACTTCTCCGTAGTAATTATGCTACAATAG GTAAAATTATCGCACCACATTACAGGAATATATTCCGTGGGGTCCGGCCATCATTCGGCCCATCATTGGCATATGGAATCCTCAGTGGTCAGAG AATCCCATCAACTTTGCAAACCAGTCTGCCTCCCATAATGCCCTGGATGAACATTAGCTTTCGCGAATATTGGAGGTTGTGCCGTGATGCTGTGCTTTCATTCAGATTATAA
- the LOC105039660 gene encoding uncharacterized protein isoform X2, with product MPYRHGDCYPSWQTANSYVCDLKMLRKKCRLWWPEQLVSSQPNSSFLFVGWYICSINSLDIIVATTISPHEISPCLLQSNFQEILHAVNGAMPLRLQELSTISVLGHCTADCTGEVLKVMGNQNNDSPRKSNSERLQCPGVEENSSLKTHSDDRVNQQCHQKLFADTTADENCARWNCGCKKLDQFTEHQRQSFIRNGNWIQVLCKSERMLCKEPRWIPELHHMHLNGETLSAHDVHLIIYELPTYGRNHFSLSSWGSSEHVGSSFRKPNWVNELDKKPMLLDLDSVVLALNCTMAAKVLLGQRMGTFDPVIHLFWISTLVSTIWQTMAVLVASVATVRYILLQSLYRFLSYGSETFFFILSKMFAHTCKNVHIRSCQFLYWPVILQGTGFSSQSNVEYAHRAALRKHFMWSNVAMDVIFGIIIGLALLVNVEAVCFWILIVVRGITDNLLRLGCVWLMGVPAGFKLNTELAELLGMISLNAIQIFSTLCFFLSTYLSYFVEGLALSGIVFGLTIPAALCIDMLKLATLHVLTLHWLISFLYSQQIQALASLWRLFRGRKWNPLRQRLDSYDYTVEQHVVGSLLFTPLLLLLPTTSVFYIFFTMLSTTITFICIMIEIAISVLHATPFAEILLCMARRRRFPSGIWFEIISSPTACTYAGNGLSGDPQSSDLGARKTACFFKGGPKPLVSLLRSNYATIGKIIAPHYRNIFRGVRPSFGPSLAYGILSGQRIPSTLQTSLPPIMPWMNISFREYWRLCRDAVLSFRL from the exons ATGCCATATCGGCACGGGGACTGCTATCCAAGTTGGCAGACTGCGAATAG CTATGTATGTGATCTAAAGATGCTGAGAAAGAAATGTAGGCTATGGTGGCCGGAGCAGCTGGTATCTTCCCAACCCAACTCAAGTTTCTTATTTGTTGGCTGGTATATATGTTCCATAAATTCTCTTGACATCATTGTGGCTACAACAATTTCTCCACATGAGATTTCACCTTGCCTTCTTCAATCCAATTTTCAG GAAATCCTTCATGCTGTAAATGGAGCTATGCCTCTGCGACTCCAAGAATTGTCAACAATCTCTGTTCTTGGACACTGCACTGCAGATTGCACTGGTGAAGTTTTGAAAGTGATGGGCAATCAGAACAATGATTCTCCGAGGAAAAGCAATAGTGAGCGACTACAGTGTCCTGGAGTGGAAGAAAATTCTTCATTAAAAACTCACAGTGATGACAGGGTGAATCAACAGTGCCATCAGAAACTATTTGCAGACACAACAGCTGATGAAAATTGTGCAAGATGGAATTGTGGTTGCAAGAAGCTAGATCAATTTACAGAGCATCAGCGGCAGTCTTTTATTAGAAATGGTAACTGGATTCAAGTACTTTGTAAATCTGAAAGAATGTTGTGCAAAGAGCCTAGATGGATCCCGGAGTTGCATCACATGCATCTTAATGGCGAGACATTGTCAGCACATGATGTCCAC CTTATAATATATGAGCTCCCAACCTATGGTAGAAATCATTTTTCGTTGAGCTCTTGGGGTTCTTCTGAGCATGTGGGATCCTCATTCAGGAAACCAAACTGGGTAAATGAGCTAGACAAGAAACCAATGCTTCTTGATTTG GACTCAGTTGTGTTGGCACTTAACTGCACAATGGCAGCTAAGGTACTGCTGGGGCAACGCATGGGCACCTTTGATCCTGTGATCCACTTGTTTTGGATATCCAC GTTGGTATCCACAATATGGCAGACAATGGCTGTTTTGGTGGCCTCAGTTGCCACTGTTAGATACATCTTACTTCAATCGCTTTATAGGTTTCTGAGTTATGGATCTGAAACATTCTTCTTTATCTTATCCAAGATGTTCGCTCACACGTGCAAGAACGTGCACATACGCAGTTGTCAGTTCTTGTATTGGCCGGTTATTCTTCAAGGTACTGGTTTCAG TTCCCAATCAAATGTTGAATATGCACACAGAGCTGCATTACGAAAGCACTTCATGTGGTCTAATGTTGCCATGGATGTTATTTTTGGTATTATTATTGGTCTGGCATTGTTGGTTAATGTTGAAGCTGTTTGCTTTTGGATCTTGATCGTGGTACGTGGCATAACAGATAATCTGTTACGCTTGGGTTGTGTATGGTTGATGGGTGTTCCTGCAGGCTTCAAACTGAATACTGAACTTGCAGAGCTTCTTGGCATGATTTCACTCAATGCAATTCAAATTTTCTCTACCCTCTGTTTCTTTCTAAGTACTTATCTCAGTTATTTCGTCGAGGGGCTTGCATTGTCCGGAATTGTCTTCGGCCTGACCATACCAGCTGCTTTGTGCATAGACATGCTAAAGCTTGCAACGTTGCATGTTTTAACCCTTCATTGGTTGATATCATTTCTTTATTCACAACAGATCCAGGCTTTAGCATCTTTGTGGCGCCTTTTCAG AGGGCGAAAATGGAATCCACTTCGGCAGAGGTTGGATAGTTATGATTACACAGTTGAGCAGCATGTTGTTGGTTCACTTCTTTTTACACCTCTCTTACTTCTTCTACCAACAACTTCTGTATTCTACATTTTTTTCACCATGCTGAGTACCACCATCACTTTCATATGCATCATGATCGAGATCGCTATTTCTGTCCTCCATGCTACTCCTTTTGCTGAAATCTTACTATGCATGGCACGAAGAAGGAGATTTCCCTCTGGAATATGGTTTGAAATCATATCCAGTCCAACTGCCTGTACCTATGCAGGTAATGGACTGTCAGGTGATCCTCAGTCATCTGATTTGGGTGCAAGGAAAACAGCTTGCTTCTTCAAGGGAGGACCAAAACCTTTGGTTTCACTTCTCCGTAGTAATTATGCTACAATAG GTAAAATTATCGCACCACATTACAGGAATATATTCCGTGGGGTCCGGCCATCATTCGGCCCATCATTGGCATATGGAATCCTCAGTGGTCAGAG AATCCCATCAACTTTGCAAACCAGTCTGCCTCCCATAATGCCCTGGATGAACATTAGCTTTCGCGAATATTGGAGGTTGTGCCGTGATGCTGTGCTTTCATTCAGATTATAA